Proteins from a genomic interval of Streptomyces sp. NBC_00820:
- a CDS encoding glycosyltransferase family 2 protein, with product MGLLPAPPSHAEKYSYVRRRLWVLTLASLVSFGCLTVSQVALAKASPLTWMFAPPLVFTVVYYLVSLRVNGFTRDFDFAYHQRLVREWRPAVYPSVDVFLPVCGEPIEVLHNTWTHVRRLADRYPGTCVPFVLDDGASPELEAMARDFGFRYGVRENRGWFKKAGNLHFGFGQSDGKYVLILDADFTPRSDLLEELLPYMETDERIGIVQSPQYFRVLDSQNWIERGAGAVQELFYRSVQVSRQNSDGAICVGSCAVYRRAALETNGGTTLIEHSEDVHTGFDLRGLGWDLKYVPVALSTGVCPDTAGAFFNQQYRWCSGSMSLLASKKFWDAKIRFSSRLCYLSGFFYYIHTALFTVVAPLVPIMLLLTSPEMLQVKHLVWVLPSIVYTTLVFPMWHKAPYRLEAWSARMMYGWAHVFAIWDILRKQRMGWQPTGSKGAKKNKTRRFWLGLWVWGGGTALVWVGAAVYRLFTGYPPDFALVLSSGLFYALVVARALIQPKEHHPAGGAA from the coding sequence ATGGGGCTGTTGCCCGCGCCGCCCTCGCATGCGGAGAAGTACTCGTACGTCAGGCGCCGGTTGTGGGTGCTCACGCTCGCGTCGCTGGTGAGCTTCGGCTGCCTGACGGTCAGCCAGGTCGCGCTCGCCAAGGCGAGCCCGCTGACCTGGATGTTCGCGCCGCCGCTGGTGTTCACGGTGGTCTATTACCTGGTGTCGCTGCGGGTGAACGGGTTCACGCGCGACTTCGACTTCGCGTACCACCAGAGGCTGGTGCGCGAGTGGCGGCCCGCGGTGTACCCGAGCGTGGACGTGTTCCTGCCGGTGTGCGGTGAGCCCATCGAGGTGCTGCACAACACCTGGACCCATGTACGGCGGCTGGCGGACCGTTATCCGGGCACCTGCGTGCCGTTCGTACTGGACGACGGCGCGAGCCCGGAACTGGAGGCGATGGCCCGGGACTTCGGGTTCCGCTACGGCGTCCGGGAGAACCGCGGCTGGTTCAAGAAGGCCGGCAACCTGCACTTCGGGTTCGGGCAGTCGGACGGCAAGTACGTCCTGATCCTCGACGCCGACTTCACGCCCCGCTCCGACCTGTTGGAGGAGCTGCTGCCGTACATGGAGACGGACGAGCGCATCGGGATCGTGCAGTCGCCGCAGTACTTCCGGGTCCTGGACTCGCAGAACTGGATCGAGCGGGGCGCCGGTGCGGTGCAGGAGCTGTTCTACCGGTCGGTCCAGGTCTCGCGGCAGAACAGTGACGGCGCCATCTGCGTGGGGTCCTGCGCCGTCTACCGGCGGGCGGCCCTGGAGACCAACGGCGGTACGACGCTCATCGAGCATTCCGAGGACGTGCACACCGGGTTCGACCTGCGCGGGCTCGGCTGGGACCTGAAGTACGTACCGGTGGCGCTGTCCACCGGGGTCTGCCCGGACACCGCGGGCGCGTTCTTCAACCAGCAGTACCGCTGGTGTTCGGGCTCGATGTCGCTGCTCGCCAGCAAGAAGTTCTGGGACGCGAAGATACGTTTCTCCAGCCGGCTCTGCTACCTGTCCGGGTTCTTCTACTACATCCACACCGCGCTGTTCACCGTCGTCGCGCCCCTCGTGCCGATCATGCTCCTGCTGACCAGCCCCGAGATGCTCCAGGTCAAGCACCTGGTGTGGGTGCTGCCGAGCATCGTCTACACCACCCTCGTCTTCCCGATGTGGCACAAGGCGCCGTACCGGCTGGAGGCCTGGTCGGCACGGATGATGTACGGCTGGGCGCACGTCTTCGCCATCTGGGACATCCTGCGCAAGCAGCGCATGGGCTGGCAGCCGACCGGGTCCAAGGGCGCCAAGAAGAACAAGACCCGCCGGTTCTGGCTGGGCCTGTGGGTCTGGGGCGGCGGCACCGCGCTCGTCTGGGTGGGCGCGGCCGTCTACCGGCTCTTCACCGGCTACCCGCCGGACTTCGCCCTCGTCCTGTCCTCCGGGCTGTTCTACGCGCTGGTCGTCGCCCGCGCCCTGATCCAGCCGAAGGAACACCACCCCGCCGGGGGTGCCGCGTGA
- the rpsM gene encoding 30S ribosomal protein S13 yields MARVSGVDIPREKRVEVALTYVFGIGRTLSQETLAATGVDPNTRVRDLTEEQLVAIREFVDANIKTEGDLRREIQADIRRKVEIGCYQGLRHRRGLPVRGQRTSTNARTRKGPRRAIAGKKKPGKK; encoded by the coding sequence ATGGCACGCGTTTCCGGTGTTGACATCCCGCGCGAAAAGCGCGTGGAGGTCGCCCTCACCTACGTGTTCGGCATCGGCCGGACCCTCTCGCAGGAGACGCTGGCTGCGACCGGCGTCGACCCGAACACCCGTGTTCGTGACCTGACCGAAGAGCAGCTGGTCGCGATCCGCGAGTTCGTGGACGCCAACATCAAGACCGAGGGTGACCTCCGTCGCGAGATCCAGGCCGACATCCGCCGCAAGGTCGAGATCGGTTGCTACCAGGGTCTCCGTCACCGTCGTGGCCTGCCCGTCCGCGGTCAGCGCACCAGCACCAACGCCCGCACCCGCAAGGGCCCGCGTCGCGCCATCGCCGGTAAGAAGAAGCCGGGCAAGAAGTAG
- a CDS encoding adenylate kinase, translating into MRIVLVGPPGAGKGTQAVRLAEQLAIPHISTGDLFRANISQQTELGKLAKSYMDAGNLVPDEVTIAMAKDRMEQADAENGFLLDGFPRNVSQAEALDALLEDEGITLDAVLDLEVPEDEVVKRIAGRRICRNDSSHVFHVTYSPPKQEGVCDVCGGELYQRDDDSEETVRTRLEVYHTQTEPIIDYYKTQGLVVTISALGPVDEITQRAMEALKGESAQTK; encoded by the coding sequence ATGCGTATCGTCCTCGTCGGACCGCCCGGTGCCGGTAAGGGAACGCAAGCCGTCCGCCTTGCCGAGCAGCTGGCTATTCCGCACATCTCCACGGGTGACCTGTTCCGCGCCAACATCAGCCAGCAGACCGAGCTGGGCAAGCTCGCGAAGTCCTACATGGACGCCGGCAACCTCGTCCCCGACGAGGTCACCATCGCCATGGCCAAGGACCGCATGGAGCAGGCTGACGCGGAGAACGGCTTCCTGCTGGACGGCTTCCCGCGCAACGTCTCTCAGGCCGAGGCCCTGGACGCGCTGCTGGAGGACGAGGGCATCACGCTGGACGCGGTGCTGGACCTGGAGGTCCCGGAGGACGAGGTCGTCAAGCGGATCGCCGGCCGGCGCATCTGCCGCAACGACTCCTCGCACGTCTTCCACGTGACGTACAGCCCGCCGAAGCAGGAAGGCGTCTGCGACGTCTGCGGCGGCGAGCTGTACCAGCGCGACGACGACTCCGAGGAGACGGTCCGTACGCGGCTGGAGGTCTACCACACGCAGACCGAGCCGATCATCGACTACTACAAGACGCAGGGACTGGTCGTGACGATCTCCGCCCTGGGCCCGGTGGACGAGATCACCCAGCGGGCGATGGAAGCCCTCAAGGGCGAGAGCGCCCAGACCAAGTAG
- the rpmJ gene encoding 50S ribosomal protein L36, with translation MKVKPSVKKICDKCRVIRRHGRVMVICENPRHKQRQG, from the coding sequence ATGAAGGTCAAGCCGAGCGTCAAGAAGATCTGCGACAAGTGCAGGGTGATCCGCCGTCACGGTCGGGTCATGGTCATCTGCGAGAACCCGCGCCACAAGCAGCGCCAGGGCTGA
- a CDS encoding DNA-directed RNA polymerase subunit alpha — protein sequence MLIAQRPSLTEEVVDEFRSRFVIEPLEPGFGYTLGNSLRRTLLSSIPGAAVTSIRIDGVLHEFTTVPGVKEDVTDLILNIKQLVVSSEHDEPVVMYLRKQGPGLVTAADIAPPAGVEVHNPDLVLATLNGKGKLEMELTVERGRGYVSAVQNKQVGQEIGRIPVDSIYSPVLKVTYKVEATRVEQRTDFDKLIVDVETKQAMRPRDAMASAGKTLVELFGLARELNIDAEGIDMGPSPTDAALAADLALPIEELELTVRSYNCLKREGIHSVGELVARSEADLLDIRNFGAKSIDEVKAKLAGMGLALKDSPPGFDPTAAADAFGADDDADAGFVETEQY from the coding sequence ATGCTGATCGCTCAGCGTCCCTCGCTGACCGAAGAGGTCGTCGACGAGTTCCGCTCCCGGTTCGTGATCGAGCCGCTGGAGCCGGGCTTCGGCTACACCCTCGGCAACTCCCTCCGCCGTACCCTCCTGTCGTCGATCCCCGGCGCTGCTGTCACCAGCATCCGCATCGACGGTGTCCTGCACGAGTTCACCACCGTGCCGGGCGTCAAGGAGGACGTGACCGACCTGATCCTCAACATCAAGCAGCTGGTCGTCTCCTCGGAGCACGACGAGCCGGTCGTGATGTACCTGCGCAAGCAGGGCCCGGGTCTGGTCACCGCCGCCGACATCGCGCCCCCGGCCGGTGTCGAGGTGCACAACCCCGACCTGGTCCTCGCCACGCTCAACGGCAAGGGCAAGCTGGAGATGGAGCTGACCGTCGAGCGCGGTCGCGGCTACGTCTCCGCCGTGCAGAACAAGCAGGTGGGCCAGGAGATCGGCCGTATCCCGGTCGACTCCATCTACAGCCCCGTGCTGAAGGTCACGTACAAGGTCGAGGCCACGCGTGTCGAGCAGCGCACCGACTTCGACAAGCTGATCGTCGACGTCGAGACGAAGCAGGCCATGCGCCCGCGTGACGCCATGGCGTCCGCCGGCAAGACCCTGGTCGAGCTGTTCGGTCTCGCCCGCGAGCTGAACATCGACGCCGAGGGCATCGACATGGGCCCGTCCCCCACGGACGCCGCCCTGGCCGCCGACCTCGCGCTGCCGATCGAGGAGCTGGAGCTCACGGTCCGCTCCTACAACTGCCTCAAGCGTGAGGGCATCCACTCCGTGGGTGAGCTCGTCGCGCGTTCCGAGGCCGACCTGCTGGACATCCGCAACTTCGGTGCGAAGTCCATCGACGAGGTCAAGGCGAAGCTGGCCGGCATGGGCCTGGCCCTCAAGGACAGCCCGCCCGGATTCGACCCGACCGCCGCCGCCGACGCCTTCGGCGCCGACGACGACGCGGACGCCGGTTTCGTCGAGACCGAGCAGTACTGA
- the rplO gene encoding 50S ribosomal protein L15 → MAENNPLKIHNLRPAPGAKTAKTRVGRGEASKGKTAGRGTKGTKARYQVPQRFEGGQMPLHMRLPKLKGFKNPFKTEYQVVNLDKLAELYPQGGEVTVEGLVAKGAVRKNSLVKVLGQGEISVALQVTVDAVSDSAKEKITAAGGTVTELV, encoded by the coding sequence ATGGCGGAGAACAACCCGCTCAAGATCCACAACCTCCGTCCCGCCCCGGGCGCCAAGACCGCCAAGACCCGTGTGGGTCGTGGTGAGGCGTCGAAGGGTAAGACGGCTGGACGTGGTACCAAGGGCACCAAGGCCCGTTACCAGGTTCCGCAGCGCTTCGAGGGTGGCCAGATGCCCCTCCACATGCGTCTGCCGAAGCTCAAGGGCTTCAAGAACCCGTTCAAGACCGAGTACCAGGTCGTGAACCTCGACAAGCTGGCCGAGCTCTACCCGCAGGGTGGCGAGGTCACGGTCGAGGGTCTGGTTGCCAAGGGTGCCGTTCGCAAGAACAGCCTCGTCAAGGTCCTGGGCCAGGGCGAGATCTCCGTGGCGCTGCAGGTGACGGTTGACGCCGTCTCCGACTCCGCCAAGGAGAAGATCACCGCCGCCGGCGGTACGGTCACCGAGCTCGTCTGA
- a CDS encoding glycoside hydrolase family 26 protein — protein MTRKALLPLLVALLTLAGAAGCGLFDDDPAAKAARRPAAEASPAERPPYDVTPLLHPARKYFGVAVDGAPSSMKPVDDFARAVGKRPDMVGSYSSWGDGFNAEGAKNVFGAGGILYVSWEPFKPALGEIADGSQDAYIKRFAESVRKTDVPVAISLGHEMNGNWYPWGTEKTPAATFVQAWRHVHEVFQEVGATNVIWVWSPNVVNPVPAVKLRPYWPGDAYVDWVGVVGYWSSTGAHTFDTLYGPTRRQVAAFTHKPVLISETAAEPGERRRADVRGLLQGVEQDENVIGFLWFNIPKRADWRIQSSPLALAEFKRLIADDAFGFEVPRS, from the coding sequence GTGACGCGCAAGGCTCTGCTGCCGCTCCTCGTGGCACTGCTGACCCTGGCCGGCGCCGCCGGCTGCGGACTGTTCGACGACGACCCGGCCGCCAAGGCCGCGCGGCGGCCCGCCGCCGAGGCGTCCCCCGCCGAGCGGCCGCCGTACGACGTGACGCCGCTCCTGCACCCGGCCAGGAAGTACTTCGGCGTCGCCGTGGACGGCGCGCCCAGCTCCATGAAGCCGGTGGACGACTTCGCGCGAGCCGTGGGGAAGCGGCCGGACATGGTCGGCTCCTACTCCTCCTGGGGCGACGGCTTCAACGCCGAGGGCGCGAAGAACGTCTTCGGCGCGGGCGGGATCCTCTACGTGTCGTGGGAGCCCTTCAAGCCCGCGCTCGGCGAGATCGCGGACGGCTCGCAGGACGCCTACATCAAGCGGTTCGCGGAGAGCGTCCGCAAGACCGACGTGCCGGTCGCGATCAGCCTCGGGCACGAGATGAACGGCAACTGGTACCCGTGGGGCACCGAGAAGACCCCCGCCGCGACCTTCGTACAGGCCTGGCGGCACGTCCACGAGGTGTTCCAGGAGGTCGGCGCCACCAACGTCATCTGGGTCTGGAGCCCCAACGTCGTCAACCCGGTGCCGGCGGTGAAGCTGCGGCCGTACTGGCCCGGCGACGCCTACGTCGACTGGGTCGGCGTGGTCGGCTACTGGTCCTCGACGGGCGCCCACACCTTCGACACCCTCTACGGGCCCACCCGGCGTCAGGTGGCCGCCTTCACCCACAAGCCGGTGCTGATCAGCGAGACCGCCGCGGAACCCGGGGAGCGGCGGCGCGCGGATGTGCGCGGGCTGCTCCAGGGCGTCGAGCAGGACGAGAACGTCATCGGCTTCCTGTGGTTCAACATCCCCAAGCGGGCCGACTGGCGTATCCAGTCCAGCCCGCTCGCCCTGGCCGAGTTCAAGCGCCTGATCGCGGACGACGCCTTCGGATTCGAGGTACCGCGGTCATGA
- the rplQ gene encoding 50S ribosomal protein L17, with translation MPKPAKGARMGGSAAHEKLLLANLAKSLFEHGRITTTEAKARRLRPYAERLVTKAKKGDLHNRRQVLQVITDKGIVHTLFTEIGPRYENRPGGYTRITKIGNRRGDNAPMAVIELVEALTVAQQATGEAEAATKRAVKESEEAKVEQTEATEAPAEEAAE, from the coding sequence ATGCCGAAGCCCGCCAAGGGTGCCCGTATGGGCGGCAGCGCCGCGCACGAGAAGCTGCTCCTCGCGAACCTCGCGAAGTCGCTGTTCGAGCACGGCCGCATCACCACCACCGAGGCGAAGGCTCGCCGCCTGCGCCCGTACGCCGAGCGTCTGGTCACCAAGGCGAAGAAGGGTGACCTTCACAACCGCCGCCAGGTGCTCCAGGTGATCACGGACAAGGGCATCGTCCACACGCTCTTCACCGAGATCGGCCCGCGTTACGAGAACCGCCCCGGTGGTTACACCCGCATCACCAAGATCGGTAACCGCCGTGGCGACAACGCGCCCATGGCTGTCATCGAGCTGGTCGAGGCGCTGACGGTCGCGCAGCAGGCCACCGGTGAGGCCGAGGCCGCCACCAAGCGCGCGGTCAAGGAGTCCGAGGAGGCGAAGGTCGAGCAGACCGAGGCCACCGAGGCTCCCGCCGAGGAAGCGGCTGAGTAA
- the infA gene encoding translation initiation factor IF-1 has protein sequence MAKKQGAIEIEGTVVESLPNAMFRVELQNGHQVLAHISGKMRMHYIRILPDDRVVVELSPYDLTRGRIVYRYK, from the coding sequence GTGGCCAAGAAGCAAGGTGCCATCGAGATCGAGGGCACTGTCGTCGAGTCTCTTCCGAACGCCATGTTCAGGGTCGAGCTCCAGAACGGCCACCAGGTTCTGGCACACATCAGCGGCAAGATGCGTATGCACTACATCCGCATCCTCCCTGACGACCGGGTCGTGGTGGAGCTGTCTCCGTACGACCTGACGCGTGGCCGGATCGTCTACCGGTACAAGTAG
- the map gene encoding type I methionyl aminopeptidase: MVQIKSPEQIAKMRAAGLVVAAIHAATREAAVPGASTRDLDEVARKVLAEHGAKSNFLGYGGFPATICTSVNEVVVHGIPSQDVVLKDGDVISIDCGAVVDGWHGDAAYTAFVGSGHAPELVELSRVTEESMWAGIAAMKQGNRLVDISRAIETYIRRQPKPGGGKYGIIEDYGGHGIGTEMHMDPHLLNYVERRRGKGPKLVPGFCLAIEPMVSLGTPRTEVLEDDWTVITTDGTWSSHWEHSVALTEQGPLVLTAPDGGKAKLAEYGVTAAPDPLA, encoded by the coding sequence ATGGTGCAGATCAAGAGCCCCGAGCAGATCGCCAAGATGCGTGCGGCTGGGCTGGTCGTCGCCGCGATCCACGCGGCCACCCGTGAGGCCGCGGTGCCCGGGGCCAGCACCAGGGACCTGGACGAGGTCGCCCGCAAGGTGCTCGCCGAGCACGGCGCCAAGTCGAACTTCCTCGGTTACGGCGGCTTCCCCGCGACGATCTGCACCTCCGTCAACGAGGTCGTCGTCCACGGCATCCCCTCGCAGGACGTCGTCCTCAAGGACGGGGACGTCATCTCCATCGACTGCGGCGCCGTCGTCGACGGCTGGCACGGTGACGCGGCCTACACGGCCTTCGTCGGCTCCGGTCACGCCCCCGAGCTGGTCGAGCTCTCCCGGGTGACCGAGGAGTCGATGTGGGCCGGCATCGCGGCGATGAAGCAGGGCAACCGCCTGGTGGACATCTCCCGGGCGATCGAGACGTACATCCGCCGCCAGCCGAAGCCGGGCGGCGGCAAGTACGGGATCATCGAGGACTACGGCGGCCACGGCATCGGCACCGAGATGCACATGGACCCGCACCTGCTGAACTACGTGGAGCGCCGGCGGGGCAAGGGCCCCAAGCTGGTCCCCGGCTTCTGCCTCGCGATCGAGCCGATGGTGTCCCTCGGCACACCGCGCACCGAGGTCCTGGAAGACGACTGGACCGTCATCACCACCGACGGCACCTGGTCCTCCCACTGGGAGCACTCGGTCGCCCTCACCGAACAGGGCCCCCTGGTCCTCACCGCCCCCGACGGCGGCAAGGCGAAGCTGGCCGAGTACGGCGTGACGGCCGCGCCGGACCCGCTCGCCTGA
- the rpmD gene encoding 50S ribosomal protein L30, whose product MAQLKITQVKSYIGSKQNHRDTLRSLGLKGINTVVVKEDRPEFRGMVHTVRHLVTVEEV is encoded by the coding sequence ATGGCGCAGCTCAAGATCACGCAGGTGAAGTCGTACATCGGTAGCAAGCAGAACCACCGTGACACTCTGCGGTCGCTTGGTCTCAAGGGGATCAACACCGTGGTCGTCAAGGAGGACCGCCCCGAGTTCCGCGGAATGGTGCACACCGTCCGCCACCTCGTGACGGTTGAGGAGGTCTGA
- the secY gene encoding preprotein translocase subunit SecY codes for MLTAFARAFRTPDLRKKLFFTLGIIVVYRVGTHVPIPGVNYKAVQTCVNEASGNQGLFGLVNMFSGGALLQITIFALGIMPYITASIILQLLTVVIPRLEALKKEGQSGTTKITQYTRYLTVALAILQGTGLVATARSGALFSGCSVASNIVPDQAIFTTITMVICMTAGTCVVMWLGELITDRGIGNGMSILMFISIAATFPSALWAIKKTGTLAGGWIEFGTVILVGLVMVALVVFVEQAQRRIPVQYAKRMIGRRSYGGTSTYIPLKVNQAGVIPVIFASSLLYIPALVAQFAGGNSGWKTWVTQNLTKGDHPVYITAYFLLIVFFAFFYVAISFNPEEVADNMKKYGGFIPGIRAGRPTAEYLSYVLNRITWPGSLYLGLIALVPTMALVGFGASQNFPFGGTSILIIVGVGLETVKQIESQLQQRNYEGFLR; via the coding sequence GTGCTCACCGCGTTCGCCCGGGCGTTCAGGACGCCCGACCTGCGCAAGAAGCTGTTCTTCACGCTGGGCATCATCGTGGTCTACCGGGTCGGTACCCACGTCCCGATCCCCGGCGTCAACTACAAGGCCGTCCAGACCTGCGTGAACGAGGCGTCCGGTAATCAGGGCCTCTTCGGTCTCGTCAACATGTTCAGTGGCGGCGCGCTGCTCCAGATCACGATCTTCGCGCTCGGCATCATGCCGTACATCACGGCCAGCATCATTCTTCAGCTGCTGACCGTGGTCATCCCGCGACTGGAGGCCCTCAAGAAGGAGGGTCAGTCCGGTACGACGAAGATCACGCAGTACACGCGTTACCTGACCGTGGCACTCGCCATCCTGCAGGGCACCGGCCTGGTGGCCACCGCCCGCAGCGGTGCCCTCTTCAGCGGGTGCTCGGTCGCTTCGAACATCGTCCCGGACCAGGCGATCTTCACCACGATCACCATGGTCATCTGCATGACTGCGGGTACCTGCGTCGTGATGTGGCTCGGTGAGCTGATCACCGACCGCGGCATCGGCAACGGTATGTCGATCCTGATGTTCATCTCGATCGCCGCGACGTTCCCGTCCGCGCTGTGGGCCATCAAGAAGACGGGCACGCTGGCCGGCGGCTGGATCGAGTTCGGCACCGTCATCCTGGTCGGTCTGGTGATGGTGGCGCTCGTCGTCTTCGTCGAGCAGGCCCAGCGCCGTATCCCGGTGCAGTACGCGAAGCGCATGATCGGGCGCCGTTCCTACGGTGGTACGTCCACGTACATCCCGCTCAAGGTGAACCAGGCCGGCGTCATCCCGGTGATCTTCGCCTCGTCGCTGCTCTACATCCCGGCGCTGGTGGCCCAGTTCGCCGGGGGCAACTCGGGCTGGAAGACCTGGGTCACCCAGAACCTCACCAAGGGCGACCACCCGGTCTACATCACCGCGTACTTCTTGCTCATCGTGTTCTTCGCGTTCTTCTACGTGGCGATCTCCTTCAACCCCGAGGAAGTCGCCGACAACATGAAGAAGTATGGTGGCTTCATCCCGGGCATCCGGGCTGGCCGACCGACCGCTGAGTACCTCAGCTACGTACTCAACCGGATCACCTGGCCGGGTTCGCTGTACCTGGGTCTGATCGCTCTCGTGCCGACAATGGCGTTGGTCGGCTTCGGGGCAAGCCAGAACTTCCCGTTCGGCGGCACCAGCATCCTGATCATCGTGGGTGTGGGTCTTGAGACGGTGAAGCAGATCGAGAGCCAGCTCCAGCAGCGCAATTACGAAGGGTTCCTCCGCTGA
- the rpsK gene encoding 30S ribosomal protein S11 — MPPKGRQGAAKKVRRKEKKNVAHGHAHIKSTFNNTIVSITDPSGNVISWASAGHVGFKGSRKSTPFAAQMAAESAARRAQEHGMRKVDVFVKGPGSGRETAIRSLQATGLEVGSIQDVTPTPHNGCRPPKRRRV, encoded by the coding sequence ATGCCCCCCAAGGGTCGTCAGGGCGCTGCCAAGAAGGTGCGCCGCAAGGAAAAGAAGAACGTCGCTCACGGCCACGCGCACATCAAGAGCACGTTCAACAACACGATCGTCTCGATCACGGACCCGTCCGGCAACGTGATCTCCTGGGCCTCCGCCGGCCACGTCGGCTTCAAGGGTTCCCGGAAGTCCACGCCGTTCGCCGCGCAGATGGCCGCCGAGTCGGCTGCCCGCCGCGCCCAGGAGCACGGCATGCGCAAGGTCGACGTGTTCGTCAAGGGCCCGGGCTCCGGTCGTGAGACCGCGATCCGCTCCCTGCAGGCCACGGGCCTCGAGGTCGGCTCCATCCAGGACGTCACCCCGACCCCGCACAACGGCTGCCGCCCGCCGAAGCGCCGCCGCGTCTGA
- the truA gene encoding tRNA pseudouridine(38-40) synthase TruA, whose amino-acid sequence MSDEAQPGYVRVRLDLSYDGTAFHGWAKQAGGKRTVQGEIEDALRTVTRSGGTTYELTVAGRTDAGVHARGQVAHVDLPVELWAEHREKLLKRLAGRLSKDVRVWSLTEAPPGFNARFSAIWRRYAYRVTDNPGGVDPLLRNHVLWHDWPLDVDAMNEAARALLGEHDFAAYCKRREGATTIRTLQELSLVRGEDGVITATVRADAFCHNMVRSLIGALLFVGDGHRGPEWPGKVLAAGVRDSAVHVVRPHGLTLEEVGYPADELLAARSKEARNKRSLPGAAGCETC is encoded by the coding sequence GTGAGTGACGAAGCACAGCCCGGTTACGTCCGTGTCCGTCTCGACCTGTCCTACGACGGGACCGCCTTCCACGGGTGGGCCAAGCAGGCCGGCGGCAAGCGGACCGTGCAGGGCGAGATCGAGGACGCCCTGCGCACGGTGACGCGCTCGGGCGGGACGACGTACGAGCTGACCGTGGCCGGGCGGACGGACGCCGGCGTGCACGCGCGCGGTCAGGTCGCCCATGTCGACCTGCCCGTCGAGCTGTGGGCCGAGCACCGGGAGAAGCTGCTGAAGCGGCTTGCCGGGCGGCTGTCCAAGGATGTGCGGGTGTGGAGCCTGACCGAGGCGCCGCCCGGATTCAACGCGCGCTTCTCGGCGATCTGGCGGCGCTACGCCTATCGCGTCACCGACAACCCCGGGGGCGTCGACCCCCTGCTGCGCAACCACGTCCTCTGGCACGACTGGCCGCTGGACGTGGACGCGATGAACGAGGCCGCGCGGGCGCTGCTGGGCGAGCACGACTTCGCCGCGTACTGCAAGCGGCGTGAGGGGGCGACCACGATCCGCACGCTCCAGGAGCTGAGCCTGGTGCGCGGCGAGGACGGCGTCATCACGGCCACCGTGCGCGCGGACGCGTTCTGCCACAACATGGTGCGGTCGCTGATCGGCGCGCTGCTGTTCGTGGGGGACGGTCACCGGGGCCCGGAGTGGCCGGGCAAGGTGCTGGCCGCAGGTGTCCGGGACTCCGCGGTGCACGTCGTGCGACCGCACGGGCTGACGCTGGAAGAGGTGGGCTATCCCGCCGACGAGTTGCTGGCGGCGCGCAGCAAGGAGGCGCGGAACAAGCGGTCGTTGCCCGGCGCTGCCGGGTGCGAAACCTGCTAG